In Chaetodon auriga isolate fChaAug3 chromosome 7, fChaAug3.hap1, whole genome shotgun sequence, a genomic segment contains:
- the LOC143323402 gene encoding extracellular calcium-sensing receptor-like, with protein MLGGVFNFHSSWKDRRDTYRDKPLPLQCIRLNFREFQFAQAMLFAIEEINNSTDLLPGISLGYKIYDVCGSISRGVRVALALANGNDAVSSHSEASCGRPAQVQAIMGERSSSPSMAIATVIGPFYIPLISHFATCACLSDKTKYPSFLRTIPSDYYQSRALAQLVKHFGWTWVGAIRTNDDYGNNGMATFIETAQQLGICLEYSVSVFRADPPDKMQKIIDIIKASTSKVIVTFLSTTELYVIIQDLSLHNLTGYQWVGTEAWISDSHTAAMDRHHVLDGAIGLSIPRAHVSGMREFMLDVKLLNSSSNEIFTEFWEKLFSCKFKQSESSAGNQSECTGHEDLTGVQSSFTDRSLMPIFNNIYKGVYAVAHALQIILGCNKTCNNKVQLDSFTILRHIRNIRFKTKEGDEVYFNENGDPPAKYEIINWQPTKNGIVDFVPVGLYDASLPADKKLNVQNKTIIWAQNSQQVPLSVCSEKCPPGTRKVLQKGKPVCCYDCLRCAEGEISNITDSITCVRCDPEFWSNERRDACIKKEAEFLSYEEIMGALLTAASLLGTCMTAVVAFIFFRYRQTPIVRANNSELSFLLLFSLTLCFLCSLTFIGRPSEWSCMLRHTAFGITFVLCISCVLGKTVVVLMAFRATLPGSNVMKWFGPVQQRLSVLGFTLVQVVICILWLTISPPFPFKNFKTFNDKIILECALGSTVGFWAVLGYIGLLAMLCFFLAFLARKLPDNFNEAKFITFSMLIFCAVWITFIPAYVSSPGKFSVAVEIFAILASSFGLLICIFMPKCYIILLKPEKNTKKNMMGKGHQNRSENSK; from the exons ATGCTGGGGGGAGTTTTCAATTTCCACAGCAGCTGGAAAGACAGACGGGACACCTACAGGGACAAACCGCTGCCACTGCAGTGCATCCG TTTGAATTTCAGAGAGTTCCAGTTTGCCCAGGCTATGCTTTTCGCCATTGAGGAGATTAATAACAGCACAGACCTACTGCCTGGCATCTCTCTGGGTTACAAGATCTATGATGTCTGTGGCTCCATTTCCAGAGGAGTAAGGGTGGCACTAGCATTGGCTAATGGTAACGATGCTGTATCTTCACACTCTGAGGCGTCATGTGGCAGACCTGCCCAGGTGCAAGCAATTATGGGAGAGAggtcttcctctccttccatGGCTATAGCTACTGTCATTGGACCCTTTTATATCCCACTG aTCAGCCACTTTGCTACCTGTGCTTGTCTCAGTGATAAAACCAAGTATCCATCCTTCCTCAGAACAATACCCAGTGACTACTACCAGAGCAGAGCCCTGGCCCAGTTGGTCAAGCACTTTGGGTGGACTTGGGTTGGAGCTATTAGAACAAATGATGATTACGGCAATAATGGCATGGCCACATTTATAGAAACCGCCCAGCAGCTGGGCATCTGTCTGGAGTACTCTGTATCTGTTTTTAGAGCTGATCCACCAGATAAAATGCAAAAGATCATTGACATTATCAAAGCTTCCACTTCCAAGGTCATTGTCACTTTCCTTTCCACAACTGAGTTGTATGTGATAATACAGGACTTGTCTCTCCACAACTTGACTGGGTACCAGTGGGTAGGCACTGAAGCTTGGATCTCTGATTCCCACACTGCAGCCATGGATAGACATCATGTTTTGGATGGTGCCATTGGCCTGTCCATCCCCAGAGCACATGTCAGCGGCATGAGAGAGTTCATGTTGGATGTAAAGCTGCTCAATTCATCGAGTAACGAAATTTTTACAGAGTTTTGGGAGAAATTATTTAGCTGCAAGTTCAAGCAGTCAGAGTCATCAGCAGGGAATCAGAGTGAATGTACTGGACATGAAGATCTGACTGGAGTACAAAGCAGTTTCACTGATAGGTCACTCATGCCTATCTTTAACAATATTTACAAAGGAGTGTATGCTGTGGCCCACGCACTTCAAATTATTCTCGGctgtaataaaacatgtaaCAACAAGGTGCAGCTAGATTCATTTACG ATTTTACGGCACATAAGAAATATTCGGttcaaaacaaaggaaggagatGAGGTTTACTTTAATGAGAATGGAGACCCACCAGCAAAGTATGAAATTATAAACTGGCAGCCAACAAAAAATGGCATTGTGGACTTTGTCCCAGTTGGTCTTTATGATGCATCTTTACCTGCAGACAAAAAGCTGAATGTGCAAAACAAGACTATAATTTGGGCACAGAACTCACAGCAG GTACCTTTGTCAGTTTGTAGTGAGAAATGTCCACCAGGAACTCGCAAGGTTCTGCAGAAAGGAAAACCTGTCTGCTGCTATGACTGTTTAAGATGCGCAGAGGGAGAAATAAGCAACATCACAG ATTCCATCACATGTGTGAGATGTGACCCTGAGTTCTGgtcaaatgagagaagagatgcCTGTATAAAGAAGGAGGCCGAGTTTCTATCTTATGAAGAGATTATGGGAGCTCTGCTCACTGCAGCCTCTCTACTTGGAACATGCATGACTGCTGTTGTGGCGTTCATTTTCTTCAGATACAGGCAGACTCCTATTGTCAGGGCCaacaactctgagctgagcttcctgctgctcttctccttgactctgtgtttcctgtgttctctgACCTTCATCGGCCGGCCCTCTGAGTGGTCCTGCATGCTGCGACACACAGCGTTCGGCATCACCTTTgtcctctgcatctcttgtGTTCTGGGGAAAACAGTAGTGGTGTTAATGGCCTTCAGGGCCACACTTCCAGGTagtaatgtgatgaaatggtTTGGGCCTGTACAGCAGAGACTCAGTGTTCTGGGTTTCACTCTTGTACAAGTTGTCATATGTATCCTCTGGTTAACaatttctcccccttttccatTTAAGAATTTTAAGACATTTAATGACAAAATCATCTTAGAGTGTGCTCTGGGCTCAACTGTAGGCTTTTGGGCTGTACTTGGGTACATAGGACTTCTGGCCATGTTATgcttttttcttgcctttcttGCTCGGAAACTGCCCGACAATTTCAATGAAGCCAAAttcatcaccttcagcatgctgatattctgcGCAGTATGGATCACTTTTATCCCAGCATATGTCAGCTCTCCTGGGAAgttcagtgttgctgtggagaTATTTGCTATTCTGGCTTCAAGTTTTGGACTACTGATCTGTATTTTTATGCCAAAATGTTATATTATCTTATTGAAAccagagaaaaatacaaagaagaaTATGATGGGGAAGGGGCACCAAAATCGTTCTGAAAActcaaaataa